From one Anoplolepis gracilipes chromosome 8, ASM4749672v1, whole genome shotgun sequence genomic stretch:
- the Lkrsdh gene encoding alpha-aminoadipic semialdehyde synthase, mitochondrial, which translates to MRMLRLTESRHLLTTAIRADIRNVRYISNLKGKVIAIRREDQSVWERRAPLAPANVRRLVRLGVKVIVQPSNRRAYPAHAYQAAGALLQEDISSASVIFGVKQVPVDQLIPNKTYCFFSHTIKAQESNMPLLDAILEKNIRFLDYEKLTDANGQRVVAFGKYAGVAGMVNILHGLGLRLLALGHHTPFMHIGPAHNYRDSAMARQAIRGAGYEIALGSMPKSIGPLTCVFTGSGNVSQGGQEVFQELPHEYVPPEMLRKVAEHGDMTKIYGCEVRRRHHLERKEGGGFDPEEYDQHPELYISTFSKKIAPYASVIINGIYWAVDSPKLLTIPDAKYLLRPANTPWLPISVGAPALPHRMLAICDISADPGGSIEFMNECTTIDTPFCLYDADRNKDMKSFKGPGVLVCSIDNMPTQLPKEATDFFGNLLFPYALDIIRSDAKKPLDQHNFSPAVHGAIMASNGSLTPNFEYIQELRQLNQRSKHKADNCRELQRKTVVVLGAGYVSAPLVEYLHRDTNIKLVVASQLKDEADALANRFSGVEPVFLNVLDRPDSLHDVLKSASVAVSLLPYSLHHVIAKACIETKTHLVTASYMNDDVRALHEEAQQADVTVLNEIGLDPGIDHLLAIECFDDIRQAGGKIESFVSWCGGLPAPECSCNPLRYKFSWSPRGALLNTLAPAKYLHAGQEVEIAGGGDLMSAVEELDFLPGFALEGFPNRDSIVYKDYYGLQNANTVLRGTLRFKGFSDTVLGLQLLGLIDPNPDPILHPNGPDITWRVLVCNLLGLVSDNIFYENLKQKLAERVNSWERVKAIEDLGLLQEDLVLKLNTPLDTLTHYLSKKLYYEKHERDLVILRHDIGILWPDNRRESRGINLVLYGDTAGHSAMARTVGYPTAIAVKMILDGEIQQRGMVLPFTPDMYRPILNRLRAEGVKSFETSKWL; encoded by the exons ATGCGGATGCTAAGATTGACCGAATCACGTCATCTGTTGACCACTGCGATTCGTGCCGATATCCGTAATGTCAGATACATCAGT AATCTTAAGGGCAAAGTAATAGCCATAAGACGAGAGGACCAGTCAGTATGGGAAAGAAGGGCGCCGTTAGCCCCGGCGAACGTTCGTCGTCTCGTCAGGTTGGGCGTGAAGGTGATCGTGCAGCCCAGCAACCGACGGGCGTATCCTGCCCACGCGTACCAAGCGGCGGGTGCTCTGCTGCAGGAGGACATCAGCTCGGCCTCCGTCATCTTCGGGGTCAAGCAGGTACCTGTGGATCAACTGATACCGAACAAAACGTACTGCTTCTTCTCGCATACCATCAAGGCGCAGGAGAGTAACATGCCCCTTCTGGACGCGATCCTGGAAAAGAACATACGGTTCCTGGATTACGAGAAGCTTACTGACGCTAATGGCCAACGAGTAGTCGCCTTCGGCAAGTATGCCGGAGTAGCTGGTATGGTGAACATACTGCACGGTTTGGGCTTGAGATTGCTAGCCTTGGGTCATCACACTCCCTTTATG CACATTGGACCAGCACACAACTATCGGGATTCGGCAATGGCCCGCCAAGCGATCCGCGGTGCAGGATACGAGATCGCGCTGGGCTCCATGCCCAAGTCGATTGGCCCGTTGACTTGTGTTTTCACCGGCAGCGGTAACGTCAGTCAAGGCGGCCAGGAAGTCTTCCAAGAGCTGCCCCACGAGTACGTCCCGCCAGAAATGCTGCGGAAAGTCGCCGAGCATGGAG ATATGACAAAGATATATGGCTGCGAGGTACGACGTAGGCATCATTTGGAGAGAAAGGAAGGCGGCGGTTTTGATCCCGAAGAGTACGACCAACATCCAGAATTATACATTTCCACCTTTAGCAAGAAGATAGCACCGTACGCGTCAGTCATTATCAATGGCATATACTGGGCTGTGGATTCGCCGAAATTATTGACAATACCGGACGCGAAGTACCTGCTCAGACCCGCTAATACTCCGTGGCTGCCGATAAGCGTCGGTGCACCTGCCTTGCCGCACAGGATGCTCGCTATCTGCGACATATCCGCAGATCCCGGCGGCAGCATCGA GTTCATGAATGAATGCACCACGATTGATACGCCATTCTGTCTGTACGATGCCGATCGCAACAAGGATATGAAGTCCTTCAAGGGTCCTGGCGTGCTAGTCTGCTCGATTGACAATATGCCCACGCAACTGCCGAAAGAAGCGACGGATTTTTTCGGTAATCTCTTGTTTCCGTACGCTCTGGACATTATACGATCGGATGCAAAGAAGCCACTGGACCAACACAATTTCAGTCCCGCCGTACATGGAGCTATCATGGCGTCTAATGGGAGCTTGACGCCCAATTTCGAATATATCCAAGAACTCAGGCAGCTGAATCAACGCAGCAAGCACAAAGCTGATAATTGCCGAGAACTGCAAAGAAAAacg gtAGTCGTTCTCGGTGCGGGATACGTCTCTGCGCCATTGGTTGAATATTTGCACAgggatacaaatataaagcTGGTGGTAGCGTCGCAATTGAAGGACGAGGCCGATGCGCTGGCCAATCGATTTTCAGGCGTGGAGCCGGTCTTTCTAAACGTGCTGGATCGACCAGATTCCTTGCACGACGTGCTGAAATCGGCGAGCGTGGCCGTCTCTCTGTTGCCGTACTCATTGCATCATGTTATCGCTAAAGCTTGCATTGAGACTAAGACTCATTTGGTGACAGCCAGTTACATGAACGACGATGTCAGAGCGCTGCACGAAGA AGCTCAGCAAGCTGATGTTACTGTACTGAATGAAATCGGATTGGACCCGGGTATTGATCATCTTTTGGCGATCGAGTGTTTCGACGATATAAGACAAGCCGGCGGCAAGATAGAGTCCTTCGTCTCGTGGTGCGGCGGTTTGCCCGCGCCCGAATGTTCCTGCAATCCTTTGAGATATAAATTCAGCTGGTCTCCACGAGGTGCATTGCTAAATACTTTGGCGCCGGCAAAATACCTTCACGCGGGGCAG GAAGTAGAGATCGCCGGGGGTGGCGATCTGATGTCCGCCGTGGAAGAACTAGACTTTCTCCCTGGCTTTGCCCTGGAAGGTTTCCCCAATCGCGACAGCATCGTGTACAAGGATTACTACGGTTTGCAGAACGCGAATACCGTGCTACGAGGTACGCTCAGATTCAAGGGCTTCTCGGATACCGTGCTGGGTCTGCAATTGCTCGGCCTGATCGATCCCAATCCAGATCCAATCTTACATCCGAATGGACCGGACATCACCTGG CGAGTATTGGTGTGCAACCTACTCGGTCTGGTAAGCGACAATATCTTCTATGAGAACCTGAAACAGAAACTGGCGGAAAGGGTGAATTCTTGGGAACGCGTCAAGGCCATCGAAGATCTCGGACTCCTGCAAGAGGACTTGGTCTTGAAACTAAACACTCCTCTCGACACACTTACACATTACTTATCGAAGAAACTCTATTACGAGAAGCACGAACGCGATCTAGTGATATTGAGGCACGACATAGGTATACTTTGGCCGGATAACAGGAGAGAATCCAGAGGGATCAATTTGGTGCTCTATGGAGATACTGCCGGACACTCTGCAATGGCGCGTACCGTCGGGTACCCCACGGCTATCGCTGTCAAAATGATCCTGGATG GTGAAATTCAACAGCGTGGAATGGTGCTGCCTTTTACGCCCGATATGTATCGACCTATTCTTAATCGATTGAGAGCTGAAGGCGTAAAGTCCTTTGAGACTTCCAAGTGGCTATGA
- the Tfiifalpha gene encoding general transcription factor IIF subunit 1: MNSSTISKPPLVPSVQEFSIRVPKNSKKKHNVMRFNATLNVNFSKWGQVKMERENNMKEYKNMEEEMPKFGAGSEFGRDAREEARRKKYGITSRKYKPEDQPWILKEGGKTGKKFKGIREGGVSENAAYYVFTHAADGAIEAFPLHEWYNFQPIQRFKPLSAEEAEQEFSRRNKVMNFFSLMLRKRLRNDEEGGDDEELVESGKVKKPSKKEKELKISEMDEWESDDDDSGSNEDENKKGSEDEDDAKKMKGKGQKNKKKKKNASDNEAFEESDDGDEEGRECDYISDSSDSESELEKQKEIKSVAEEDALRKLLASDEDEDDEEQTDKKEGEDDKDEDEEGKEKDDKDKDKLGKEADKKKDKKKKKKTKKKDQKTSASGKDSSSDFSSDSESNSDTTLKDKDNKKPNSAHSSRSATPTPAASGISDSFKRKQSGSPDLSQAKKLKLDNFNLVPVTSYIPGANESGITEDAVRRYLMRKPMTTTELLQKFKSKKTGLTSEQLVNIMTQILKKINPTKQTIKNKMKLYRNSSKPMTSPIMASGHYRNNCYTL; this comes from the exons ATGAATTCTAGCACAATATCAAAG ccTCCGCTCGTACCGTCTGTGCAGGAATTCAGTATTAGAGTACCAAA AAACAGCAAAAAGAAACACAATGTTATGAGATTCAATGCGACGCTGAAtgtaaatttctcaaaatggGGGCAAGTGAAAATGGAACGGGAGAACAACATGAAGGAGTACAAGAATATGGAAGAGGAAATGCCAAAATTTGGCGCCGGGTCCGAATTCGGACGTGACGCTAGAGAGGAAGCTAGAAGAAAAAAGTATGGCATCACTAGTAGGAAATATAAGCCGGAAGATCAACCATGGATTCTGAAAGAGGGAGGAAAGACTGGCAAGAAATTCAAAGGTATACGAGAGGGAGGAGTCAGCGAAAATGCAGCTTATTACGTTTTTACTCATGCCGCTGATGGTGCGATAGAGGCCTTTCCTTTGCACGAATG GTATAACTTTCAGCCAATTCAGAGATTCAAGCCTCTCAGTGCTGAGGAGGCAGAACAGGAATTCAGTCGTAGGAACAAGGTGatgaattttttctctttaatgttACGCAAGAGATTGAGAAATGATGAAGAAGGTGGTGACGATGAAGAATTAGTGGAAAGTGGTAAAGTCAAGAAAccaagtaaaaaagaaaaggaactGAAAATATCAGAAATGGACGAGTGGGAGAGCGACGATGATGATTCCGGTAGCAAcgaagatgaaaataaaaaaggatcTGAAGATGAGGATGATGCAAAGAAAATGAAAGGCAAAG gtcagaaaaacaaaaagaagaagaaaaatgccTCGGATAATGAAGCGTTCGAGGAAAGCGACGATGGCGATGAAGAGGGAAGGGAATGCGATTATATTTCTGATTCTTCTGATTCTGAATCAGaattagaaaaacaaaaagaaattaagtcCGTCGCAGAGGAGGATGCATTGAGAAAATTACTTGCGTCTGACGAAGACGAAGATGATGAAGAACAAACAGATAAGAAAGAAGGTGAAGATGACAAAGACGAGGATGaggaaggaaaagagaaagatgatAAA GATAAAGACAAACTCGGTAAAGAAGCGGATAAGaagaaagacaaaaagaagaagaagaaaaccAAAAAGAAAGATCAAAAGACATCCGCTTCTGGGAAAGATTCTTCTAGTGATTTCTCTAGCGATTCAGAATCAAATTCTGATACAACactaaaagataaagataacaaAAAGCCTAATAGTGCGCATAGCTCGAGATCAGCGACGCCAACACCTGCCGCATCCGGGATCTCCGattcttttaaaagaaaacagtCTGGCTCTCCGGACTTGTCGCAAGCGAAGAAATTGAAGTTGGACAATTTCAATCTAGTCCCAGTAACATCGTACATACCGGGAGCGAA cGAATCGGGAATTACGGAGGATGCAGTGAGACGGTATTTAATGCGCAAACCAATGACGACAACCGAATTACTGCAGAAATTCAAATCTAAAAAAACTGGTCTCACATCCGAGCAGCTTGTTAACATTATGACTCAGatattaaagaagataaatcCCACAAAACAGACcatcaagaataaaat gaAACTGTACCGAAACAGCTCCAAACCTATGACCTCTCCGATTATGGCAAGTGGACACTATCGGAATAACTGCTATACTCTTTAA
- the Afg3l2 gene encoding mitochondrial inner membrane m-AAA protease component AFG3L2: protein MAHQMLSSASKLERLILRSTQKGYFDTLQLRRYLTLFKNGTTLSMIEELQQKWRLFCKEPPKGFEKFFKPGGAKSTEKSAENVAKKAEEASSKKASTQKPSSSTFSSSSSSKDSGFQWAFKVFNDSSQRGGKKFEGGDKDRTFIILGALGTTGLLVYILSQDFNQKEITWREFTYNYLRKGLVDKLEVVNKKWVRVRLLPGHTVDGSDTLWFNIGSTDTFERNLENAQIELNMGPENYIPVVYKNEIETVNIMSYLPQILMLGLLIYFMRRSAEAMIGKGGKRGGLFGTVMESTAKLINSKDIGVQFKDVAGCEEAKIEIMEFVNFLKNPQQYIDLGAKIPKGAMLTGPPGTGKTLLAKATAGEANVPFITVSGSEFLEMFVGVGPSRVRDMFSMARKHAPCILFIDEIDAVGRKRGGRNFAGHSEQENTLNQLLVEMDGFNTTTNVVVLAATNRVDILDKALLRPGRFDRQIFVPAPDIKGRASIFKVHLAPLKTLLDKEQLARKMASLTPGFTGADIANVCNEAALIAARDLNDNIQLKNFEQAIERVVAGMEKKTNVLQPEEKKTVAYHEAGHAVAGWFLEYADPLLKVSIIPRGKGLGYAQYLPREQYLYTKEQLFDRMCMTLGGRVSEEIFFGRITTGAQDDLQKITQIAYAQITQYGMNEKVGNVSFEMPKPGDMALDKPYSEYTAQLIDNEVRDLIDRAYKRTRALLNEHKENVIKVAERLLKQEILSRDDMIELLGARPFREKSTYEEFVEGTGSFEEDTSLPEGLKEWNKPREESSKDGDKKDKVAESGESQAQPSKAASSDKQPQQRL from the exons ATGGCGCACCAAATGCTCTCGTCGGCCAGCAAACTGGAAAGACTGATTCTCAGGTCCACTCAAAAAGGTTATTTCGACACGCTTCAG TTGAGACGTTATTTAACTCTGTTTAAAAATGGTACAACGTTATCCATGATTGAAGAGTTGCAACAGAAATGGAGATTGTTTTGTAAAGAGCCACCTAAAGGATTCGAAAAGTTCTTCAAACCAG GTGGTGCTAAAAGTACTGAAAAAAGTGCAGAAAATGTTGCTAAAAAGGCAGAAGAGGCATCGAGTAAAAAAGCTAGTACACAGAAACCTTCTTCATCTACCTTTAGCTCGTCATCCAGTTCCAAAGATTCAGGTTTCCAATGGGCATTTAAAGTTTTCAATGACAGTTCACAGCGAGGAGGTAAAAAGTTTGAAGGTGGCGACAAGGATAGGACATTCATAATTTTGGGTGCTCTTGGAACAACTGGTCTGCTcgtatatatactttctcaGGATTTCAATCAGAAAGAGATTACATGGAGAGAATTTACATACAA TTATTTGAGGAAAGGTCTCGTCGATAAACTAGAagtagtaaataaaaaatgggtGCGTGTAAGACTTCTACCTGGACATACTGTCGATGGTTCT GATACATTGTGGTTCAATATTGGAAGTACTGATACTTTTGAAAGAAATCTAGAAAATGCACAAATAGAATTAAACATGGGACCTGAGAATTATATTCCTGTGGTTTACAAAAATGAGATAGaaactgtaaatataatgtCATATCTGCCACAGATTCTCATGTTGg ggCTACTCATTTACTTTATGCGAAGATCTGCGGAAGCAATGATTGGTAAAGGAGGTAAAAGAGGTGGACTTTTCGGTACAGTAATGGAATCGACTGCAAAactaataaattcaaaagatattggTGTACAATTTAA AGATGTAGCTGGCTGTGAAGAAGCTAAGATCGAAATTATGGAGTTTGTAAATTTCTTGAAGAATCCACAGCAATATATAGATCTTGGAGCTAAAATTCCAAAAGGCGCTATGTTAACAG GGCCGCCTGGTACTGGTAAAACTTTGTTAGCCAAAGCTACAGCTGGTGAAGCAAACGTACCATTCATTACAGTATCCGGTTCGGAATTCTTGGAAATGTTTGTGGGTGTCGGTCCATCTAGAGTACGCGATATGTTTTCTATGGCGCGAAAGCATGCAccgtgtatattatttattgacgaGATCGATGCGGTTGGACGAAAGAGAGGAGGTCGAAACTTTGCGGGACATTCTGAGCAAGAAAACACATTGAACCAGCTCTTGGTAGAAATGGATG GATTTAACACGACGACTAATGTGGTGGTATTGGCAGCGACTAATAGGGTAGACATTTTAGATAAAGCATTACTTAGACCTGGAAGATTTGATAGGCAAATATTTGTACCTGCCCCGGATATCAAAGGACGGGCGTCCATTTTCAAAGTGCATTTAGCTCCTTTGAAAACTTTATTAGACAAGGAACAATTGGCGAGAAAGATGGCTTCTTTGACTCCTGGCTTTACAG GAGCTGATATCGCGAACGTTTGCAATGAAGCGGCTCTGATCGCGGCCAGAGATTTGAATGATAATATTCAACTTAAAAACTTTGAGCAAGCTATTGAGAGGGTAGTTGCAGGTATGGAGAAGAAGACTAATGTATTGCAACCCGAGGAGAAGAAGACGGTCGCGTATCACGAGGCTGGTCATGCGGTAGCCGGCTGGTTTTTAGAGTATGCGGATCCGCTTCTGAAG GTGTCCATCATTCCGCGCGGTAAAGGATTGGGATATGCCCAATATTTGCCACGTGAGCAGTATCTTTACACGAAGGAACAGTTATTCGATCGGATGTGTATGACGCTCGGTGGACGAGTATCGGAAGAAATCTTTTTCGGCCGCATAACTACAGGCGCTCAGGATGATTTGCAAAAg atTACACAAATTGCGTATGCACAAATTACGCAATACGGTATGAACGAAAAGGTCGGCAATGTCAGCTTTGAAATGCCGAAGCCGGGAGACATGGCCCTGGATAAACCATATTCCGAATATACTGCGCAACTTATCGACAATGAAGTCCGAGATTTGATCGACAGGGCGTATAAGCGAACGCGAGCTCTTCTGAATGAgcataaagaaaatgtaatcaag GTCGCCGAACGATTGTTGAAGCAGGAAATTTTAAGCAGAGACGATATGATCGAATTACTTGGTGCTCGACCCTTCCGTGAGAAATCTACTTATGAAGAATTCGTCGAAGGTACTGGTTCCTTCGAAGAGGATACTTCGTTACCGGAAGGTTTGAAGGAATGGAACAAACCTAGGGAAGAATCCTCCAAGGACGGTGATAAAAAAGACAAAGTTGCAGAGTCTGGCGAATCACAGGCGCAGCCTTCTAAAGCAGCCTCCAGTGATAAACAGCCGCAGCAACGACTATAA